The following are encoded in a window of Anopheles gambiae chromosome X, idAnoGambNW_F1_1, whole genome shotgun sequence genomic DNA:
- the LOC5666753 gene encoding uncharacterized protein LOC5666753, giving the protein MSESASDTLDSGPFHTGKVEEHEQYGRRHQHHHHNQQRRSLTPGGKKDARYEPGTTRTAMSPMGDLPAGDDDDDQQQQQQQRKLSGPGDREATGGGGPPNSAAGRTRYTASQLLALRDTNLSKVRPPCMDDPKSEKHLKMISMLARRSETPYDEDGPPAGGGGASGAGGFGRNRASYGGGSSSAGSGAGGSSSLGAGSGNGPGLGSAGRGEMRRSVGGSGGSGGMADPKERLRKEEGIVLSPQRRSFNMGCQMPSAPSSGGAGSSLGLSGSLLRSDRDMLGGGGGGGGGSGGGGGSGGGGGGGGGGRERRIGSGRIMTRDSLWEYGRMESGDYRAGSGGGGAGGNSSSSGGSFRDREPMAMRGEPGGKDGKDGPRGRNSEGRGLQEKDYHDEGGGRYEPRESRDRRDRWGDKGDSGRGPMRGYHKGGSSGYGEGRGDGSYYGGGGGYGGGSGNSYGNYGSSSGGNSSNHHHHHHHHHHHGGGEGGRSYGDRRRYNSDNGRDNEEPEWFSEPTSQHDTIELRGFDDPLSEHGSESGDTPNGDGRDDTEGSPDHHQTAAAAPDQSEATAGTKRPSEEPTGEWRPELDETLLKLIEDGMPKASTEEEVRADGLRLIRELKRVSMKELGRATPSQPTAEEEVPAAVLKLIEDYMPKGSSVGPPGKEKVRTDGIIRLLKEFKRMSLKELSGFQGRETPSQPPAKEEAVLKLIEDGMPKASTEEEGRADGIRLMKELCGSQDRATPSQPPAEEEALTDGIRLMEELCGFRNMVQTDYSAMDMLLNDVGGGSRESRFSQFFRQDNDTAAKGDSEGVVAAAAADAKDRRSRQNSLHEDIGKMMKGIAAFDDIVSGATATSNKFFAPISPAATSNTPQSFLELFHRTALKGQLEPPQQPVGQRPLDGTPQPFDRHAMHLNSMMADEQQQGKQQQLHHEQQQQLQNRSLQQLLGVTGSGGGGGGGAGPPSGTPPGATERGPVGPLMPNLGAMPSPASLGQVHSVEELEARFRQSDLNGGEGGAPSGGRTPGPPNDPFAEQQPMAIGGGGGGSIPRLIMPGNDPAIGAIHPPVVAAPPAGGAPPTTPDGGAVRQQELLAFKKLLNQMSENQMNGGGGGPPPHQPGPPVQQHHGHPAHAAHMAAVAAQHQGGQGPPPHQGAAMSALPAMLQMMHMAPMPHPGTDQRHATELLKRPETQTLMMAVARGEVSQHSLWQQLTNPATAQSHREIISAVLGACNGGSRVVSPSLLLNPNSIQPPMPMPIPPPAAPAGAGANLLFHPKQQVRLSPLPNGMPQRIPSPRELQYHTQSILQNALIRKKLEEQRENYRKRQEQQQQQQQQQQQQQHQQQQQQQQQQQQQQQQPSQPQPASQQQPQPPEQPGQPEELQQKLKEQQQPMMHQGPPAAQSMQNFPHLPPAQSEQDAAPQQQHHQSAAEPSQEPRHAQHSDAPDHQSAQPTGQQPANPAEMGPAAAAAAVPGGTSMIKAGGGGPVGGGRIISGGAAASAAVSPSKQNQMQTQQVASPTPLAFTPTSVLRKMTAAQEKEPDSAIPHHMQQQQQQQQLPPQQQQQGPMPQPQLPLPPAHPQMMLNEQQQQQQQQGHLPHVEPGRMGLNYSALLEMMQHQQYMKQQMQQQMQQHQKPFPLHPHGPQHPVMHPMPGGPQPPQPPPQQQQQQQPPQPSQPGQFPAESQPPQSEQQQQQQRPSPFGQPGPHPPPPMNMMHHHGPGVGANHLPVVPAIINPMGSMPSSVVGAMRNMQPAMPNNIPWNMKQLQQQQPQSNVPQSQPQPQPGGPGQLMPPQLALQQQQQQQQNSQNQPQQQQQQQPQPPQHMNMPKPQGRPILKGGSGNGGQMPQQLQQQQQQQQQQMPLIHPLPQHALSPMTGPLNFGGNMDFPQQQQQQQQQQQQQQQQQQQQQQQQQQQQQQQPFNNNRSGNPILGAHHPMAPPSSQQGPQQQQQPGQQQQQQQPPHQQPQQQQQHSPNMISPHMQQLLQQQRQMQQQRAIRNQHVHMNMMPLQQQQQQQQPFRIPNMPIGGSGQQQQQQQQQQNATGNGPSAGGGVINYNRDGGLSPTSNQLARWFSPELLAQASAGKLPSLNIGQAMSLEEFERNMQHSSTTVHN; this is encoded by the exons CAACGGGAGGCGGCGGACCACCAAACAGTGCGGCCGGCCGCACCCGGTACACGGCGTCGCAGCTGCTGGCGCTGCGCGACACCAACCTGTCCAAGGTGCGGCCGCCCTGCATGGACGACCCGAAGTCGGAGAAGCACCTGAAGATGATCTCGATGCTGGCGCGCCGCTCCGAAACGCCCTACGACGAGGACGGGCCGCCggcgggcggtggtggtgcgtcCGGCGCAGGAGGCTTCGGGCGGAACCGGGCCTCGTACGGCGGGGGCTCATCCTCGGCCGGTAGCGGAGCCGGTGGCAGCAGCTCGCTTGGGGCCGGATCGGGCAACGGGCCCGGGCTGGGTAGTGCCGGGCGGGGCGAGATGCGCCGCTCGGTCGGTGGCAGCGGGGGCAGCGGCGGCATGGCCGATCCGAAGGAGCGGCTGCGGAAGGAGGAGGGCATCGTGCTGTCGCCGCAGCGCCGCTCGTTCAACATGGGCTGCCAGATGCCGTCCGCCCCGTCGTCGGGCGGGGCCGGCAGCAGCCTGGGACTGTCCGGGAGCCTGCTGCGCTCCGACCGGGACATGCTcggcggaggaggaggtggtggaggaggcagtggcggcggtggaggaAGCGgtggaggcggcggcggcggcggcggtggacgCGAGCGACGCATCGGCAGCGGGCGGATCATGACGCGCGACAGCCTGTGGGAGTACGGCCGGATGGAGTCGGGCGACTATCGTGCGggcagtggcggcggcggagcGGGCGGCAATTCGTCCTCGTCCGGGGGCAGCTTCCGCGACCGGGAACCGATGGCGATGCGCGGCGAGCCGGGCGGCAAGGACGGGAAGGATGGGCCGCGGGGGCGCAACAGCGAGGGCCGCGGCCTGCAGGAGAAGGACTACCACGACGAGGGCGGCGGCCGGTACGAGCCGCGGGAGTCGCGTGATCGCCGCGACCGCTGGGGCGACAAGGGCGACAGTGGCCGGGGGCCGATGCGGGGCTACCACAAGGGCGGCTCGTCCGGCTACGGCGAAGGCCGGGGCGACGGTTCGTACTACGGGGGTGGTGGCGGGTACGGTGGtggaagcggcaacagctACGGAAATTACGGCTCGAGCAGtggcggcaacagcagcaaccatcatcaccaccaccatcaccatcaccatcatggGGGCGGCGAAGGCGGCCGCAGCTATGGCGACCGGCGCCGGTACAACAGCGACAACGGGCGGGACAACGAGGAGCCGGAGTGGTTCAGCGAGCCGACCTCCCAGCACGACACGATTGAGCTGCGCGGGTTCGACGATCCGCTGTCCGAGCATGGCAGCGAATCGGGCGACACGCCGAACGGCGACGGCCGCGACGATACGGAGGGCTCGCCCGACCACCACcagacggcggcggcggcgcccGATCAGTCCGAGGCGACGGCCGGCACGAAACGGCCGAGCGAGGAACCGACCGGCGAATGGCGGCCCGAGCTGGACGAGACGCTGCTGAAGCTGATCGAGGACGGAATGCCGAAGGCATCGACGGAGGAGGAGGTGCGGGCGGATGGCTTGCGCCTGATCAGGGAGCTGAAGCGCGTGTCGATGAAGGAGCTGGGCCGGGCGACGCCCTCCCAGCCGACGGCCGAGGAGGAAGTGCCGGCGGCGGTGCTGAAGCTGATCGAGGACTACATGCCGAAGGGCAGCAGCGTTGGGCCGCCGGGCAAGGAGAAGGTGCGGACGGACGGCATTATACGCCTGCTCAAGGAGTTCAAGCGCATGTCGCTGAAGGAGCTGAGCGGCTTCCAGGGCCGGGAGACGCCCTCCCAGCCGCCGGCCAAGGAGGAAGCGGTGCTGAAGCTGATCGAGGACGGGATGCCGAAGGCATCGACCGAGGAGGAAGGGCGGGCGGACGGCATACGGCTGATGAAGGAGCTGTGCGGGTCCCAGGACCGGGCGACGCCCTCCCAGCCGCCGGCCGAGGAGGAAGCGCTGACGGACGGTATCCGTCTGATGGAGGAGCTGTGCGGCTTCCGGAACATGGTGCAGACTGATTACAGCGCAATGGACATGTTGCTG aACGATGTCGGTGGCGGTAGTCGCGAGAGCCGATTTTCGCAATTTTTCCGCCAAGACAACGATACCGCCGCCAAGGGGGATAGTGAGGgcgtggtggcggcggcggcagccgaTGCGAAGGACCGGCGCAGCCGCCAGAACTCGCTGCACGAGGACATCGGCAAGATGATGAAGGGCATCGCGGCGTTCGACGACATCGTGAGTGGGGCGACCGCTACCAGCAACAAGTTCTTCGCGCCGATCTCGCCGGCCGCCACCTCCAACACGCCCCAGTCGTTCCTGGAGCTGTTTCACCGCACCGCGCTGAAGGGCCAGCTCGAACCGCCGCAGCAGCCGGTAGGCCAGCGGCCGCTAGACGGGACGCCGCAGCCGTTCGATCGGCACGCGATGCACCTGAACTCAATGATGGcagacgagcagcagcaggggaagcagcagcagttgcaccacgagcagcagcaacagctgcaGAACCGCagcctgcagcagctgctgggcGTGaccggtagtggtggtggtggtggtggtggtgccggtcCTCCTTCTGGTACGCCGCCGGGCGCTACCGAGCGCGGGCCGGTCGGGCCACTGATGCCCAATCTGGGCGCGATGCCGTCCCCGGCCAGCCTCGGCCAGGTGCACAGTGTCGAGGAGCTGGAGGCACGGTTCCGCCAGTCCGACCTGAACGGGGGAGAGGGTGGCGCACCGAGCGGTGGCAGAACGCCCGGCCCACCGAACGATCCGTTCGCCGAACAGCAACCGATGGCgatcggtggcggcggcggcggatcCATCCCGCGGCTAATCATGCCGGGCAACGACCCGGCGATCGGGGCGATCCATCCGCCAGTGGTAGCAGCGCCTCCGGCCGGTGGTGCCCCTCCCACCACCCCCGACGGTGGCGCGGTACGGCAGCAGGAGCTGCTCGCGTTCAAGAAGCTGCTCAACCAGATGAGCGAAAATCAGATGAACGGAGGCGGTGGCGGCCCACCACCGCACCAGCCCGGACCAccggtgcagcagcaccacggcCATCCGGCACACGCCGCCCACATGGCGGCCGTTGCGGCCCAGCACCAGGGCGGACAGGGTCCACCTCCGCACCAGGGCGCGGCCATGTCGGCGCTGCCGGCCATGCTGCAGATGATGCATATGGCTCCGATGCCACACCCAG GAACTGATCAGCGGCACGCCACCGAGCTGCTGAAGCGGCCGGAAACGCAAACGCTCATGATGGCAGTGGCGCGGGGCGAAGTGTCCCAGCACAGCCTGTGGCAGCAGCTGACGAACCCGGCGACGGCCCAGTCGCACCGGGAGATCATCTCGGCCGTGCTCGGCGCGTGCAACGGTGGGTCGCGCGTCGTGTCGCCGAGCCTGCTGCTCAACCCGAACAGTATTCAACCGCCCATGCCAATGCCGATACCGCCCCCAGCTGCCCCGGCCGGGGCCGGCGCCAACCTGCTGTTTCACCCGAAGCAGCAGGTGCGCCTGTCCCCGCTGCCCAATGGGATGCCGCAGCGGATTCCGTCACCGCGCGAGCTGCAGTACCACACGCAGTCCATCCTGCAGAACGCACTGATACGCAAGAAGCTCGAGGAGCAGCGTGAAAACTATCGCAAGAGacaggaacagcagcagcagcagcagcagcagcagcaacagcaacagcaccagcaacagcagcagcaacagcagcaacagcagcagcaacaacagcaaccatcACAGCCGCAGCCAGCATCGCAACAGCAACCCCAGCCACCGGAGCAGCCGGGACAGCCGGAAGAGCTGCAGCAGAAGCTgaaagagcagcaacagccgatGATGCACCAGGGCCCGCCAGCTGCACAGTCGATGCAAAATTTTCCTCATCTGCCACCGGCACAGTCCGAGCAGGATGcagcaccgcagcagcagcaccatcaatCAGCGGCGGAACCGTCCCAGGAGCCGCGCCATGCGCAACATTCCGACGCACCCGACCATCAGTCGGCACAGCCGACCGGTCAGCAGCCAGCGAATCCGGCCGAAATGggaccggcagcagcagcagcagcagtgcccgGCGGCACTAGCATGATCAAAGCCGGCGGTGGCGGCCCTGTCGGTGGAGGGCGCATAATTAGTGGCGGTGCCGCGGCGAGTGCGGCAGTCTCACCGTCGAAGCAGAACCAGATGCAAACGCAACAGGTCGCGTCGCCGACGCCGCTCGCTTTTACGCCCACGTCCGTGCTGCGCAAGATGACGGCGGCACAGGAAAAGGAACCGGACAGTGCGATCCCGCAccacatgcagcagcagcagcagcagcagcagctaccgccgcaacagcagcaacagggtCCCATGCCCCAACCACAACTGCCATTACCGCCAGCCCATCCGCAAATGATGCtcaacgagcagcagcagcagcagcagcagcagggccaTCTGCCGCACGTCGAACCGGGCCGCATGGGGCTCAACTATTCAGCCCTGCTCGAGATGatgcagcaccagcagtacATGAAGCAgcagatgcagcagcaaatgcagcagcatcagAAACCGTTCCCGCTGCATCCGCACGGCCCGCAGCACCCGGTGATGCATCCGATGCCTGGCGGGCCGCAACCACCGCAGCCGccgccccagcagcagcaacagcagcagccaccgcAACCGTCCCAACCGGGGCAATTCCCAGCCGAATCTCAACCACCGCagtcggagcagcagcagcagcagcagcgtccgTCACCATTCGGGCAGCCGGGTCCACATCCGCCGCCCCCGATGAACATGATGCACCATCACGGGCCGGGCGTCGGTGCGAACCATCTGCCGGTGGTGCCGGCGATCATCAACCCGATGGGCTCGATGCCGTCGTCGGTCGTGGGTGCAATGCGCAACATGCAGCCTGCGATGCCGAACAACATTCCATGGAATAtgaagcagctgcagcagcagcagccacagtcGAACGTACCGCAATCGCAGCCGCAACCGCAGCCGGGCGGTCCGGGGCAGCTAATGCCACCCCAGCTggcactgcagcagcagcagcagcagcaacagaattCGCAAAATCAaccccaacagcagcagcaacagcagccgcaacCACCGCAACACATGAACATGCCAAAACCGCAAGGCCGGCCCATACTGAAGG GTGGCAGCGGAAATGGTGGCCAGATGCCACAACagctgcaacagcagcagcagcagcagcagcaacaaatgcCGCTGATACATCCACTGCCCCAGCATGCACTGTCGCCGATGACGGGTCCGCTGAACTTTGGCGGCAACATGGATttcccccagcagcagcagcagcagcagcagcaacagcagcaacagcagcaacagcagcagcagcagcaacagcagcagcagcagcagcagcagcaacaaccattCAACAACAACCGCAGCGGAAATCCAATCCTCGGTGCCCATCATCCGATGGCACCGCCGTCATCACAGCAGggcccacagcagcagcagcagccgggtcagcagcagcagcaacaacaaccgccACATcagcaaccgcagcagcagcagcaacattcgCCCAACATGATCAGCCCGCACATGCAGCAGCTGTTGCAGCAACAGCGtcaaatgcagcagcagcgtgcgaTACGTAACCAGCACGTGCACATGAATATGATGCcactgcaacagcagcagcagcagcagcagccgttcCGAATTCCAAACATGCCAATCGGTGGAAGtggacagcagcaacagcagcagcagcagcagcagaacgcaACCGGCAACGGGCCATCGGCGGGCGGCGGCGTGATCAACTACAACCGGGACGGAGGGCTCTCGCCGACCAGCAACCAGCTTGCCCGCTGGTTCTCGCCCGAGCTGCTCGCCCAGGCGTCCGCCGGCAAGCTGCCGTCGCTCAACATCGGCCAGGCGATGAGCCTCGAGGAGTTTGAGCGCAACATGCAGCACTCGTCGACCACTGTACATAACTAA